A genomic window from Natrinema sp. HArc-T2 includes:
- a CDS encoding beta-ketoacyl synthase N-terminal-like domain-containing protein, with the protein MANVRVAGTGLTAFGASPERTGRDLFAEASIAAFEDSGVHRDDVEGVLYGNFMGELAEHQGHQGPLMAEAAGVQAPATRFESACASSGAAVREAVKRIRTGEDDVLLVGGTERMTNLGTAGATEALAIAADDLWEVRAGTTFPGAYALMAQAYFDAFGGDREELAHIAVKNHDNALPNENAQYQRAIEVDDVLEAPPVSEPLGLYDACPVSDGASALVLTSEDYAAEHDLEAPVAITGTGQGGDRMALHDRDHLARSPAAREAGEEAYADAGIDAGDVEVAEVHDCFTIAEVLALEALDLEPIGEGISAARDGRTTADGELPVNLSGGLKAKGHPVGATGASQVAEMAMLLAGTHPNSDHVADATTGVTHNAGGTVASAMVHVLEVVA; encoded by the coding sequence GACGGCGTTCGGAGCCAGCCCCGAGCGGACCGGACGGGATCTCTTCGCTGAAGCGAGCATCGCGGCCTTCGAGGATAGCGGTGTCCATCGAGACGACGTCGAGGGCGTCCTCTACGGCAACTTCATGGGTGAACTCGCCGAACACCAGGGCCATCAGGGACCGCTGATGGCCGAAGCCGCAGGCGTTCAGGCACCCGCGACGCGGTTCGAGTCCGCGTGTGCCTCGAGCGGCGCTGCGGTCCGCGAAGCGGTCAAACGAATCCGAACCGGTGAAGACGACGTGCTCCTCGTCGGTGGCACAGAGCGGATGACCAACCTCGGCACCGCGGGCGCGACCGAGGCGCTTGCGATCGCCGCAGACGACCTCTGGGAGGTCCGCGCCGGGACGACGTTTCCCGGTGCGTACGCGCTGATGGCTCAGGCCTACTTCGACGCGTTCGGCGGCGATCGCGAGGAGCTGGCCCACATCGCGGTCAAGAACCACGACAACGCGCTGCCGAACGAGAACGCCCAGTACCAGCGTGCGATCGAGGTCGACGACGTCCTCGAGGCTCCGCCGGTCTCGGAGCCGCTCGGTCTCTACGATGCCTGTCCGGTCTCTGATGGCGCGTCCGCGCTCGTGCTCACCAGCGAGGACTACGCCGCTGAGCACGATCTCGAGGCCCCCGTCGCGATCACGGGCACCGGCCAGGGTGGCGATCGGATGGCGTTGCACGACCGCGACCATCTGGCGCGCTCGCCGGCCGCCCGCGAGGCTGGCGAAGAGGCCTACGCCGACGCCGGCATCGACGCCGGCGACGTGGAAGTCGCGGAGGTCCACGACTGCTTTACGATCGCCGAAGTGCTGGCGCTCGAGGCGCTCGATCTCGAGCCGATCGGTGAGGGGATCTCGGCGGCCCGCGACGGGCGGACGACCGCCGACGGCGAGTTGCCGGTCAACCTCTCGGGCGGGCTGAAAGCCAAGGGACACCCAGTCGGTGCGACCGGCGCGTCTCAGGTCGCCGAGATGGCGATGCTGCTTGCGGGTACGCATCCGAACAGCGACCACGTTGCGGATGCGACGACCGGCGTCACCCACAACGCGGGTGGGACGGTTGCGAGTGCGATGGTGCACGTTCTGGAGGTGGTCGCGTGA
- a CDS encoding Zn-ribbon domain-containing OB-fold protein — translation MSDIDEVADAGFDEWLDAAETGDAYCLECANGHGSLPPRRVCPDCGATNLEEIVLPETGEIETFTITHVPTPAFEQDAPYATAIANFGLVRITGQVVGVDPEAVETGLEVALEITVSETTGERVIGFQPVSP, via the coding sequence ATGAGCGACATCGATGAAGTCGCAGACGCCGGCTTCGACGAGTGGCTCGACGCCGCCGAAACCGGTGACGCCTACTGTCTCGAGTGTGCGAACGGCCACGGCTCACTGCCGCCGCGGCGGGTCTGTCCCGACTGTGGCGCGACCAATCTCGAGGAGATCGTCCTCCCAGAGACCGGCGAAATCGAGACGTTCACCATCACGCACGTGCCAACGCCGGCGTTCGAGCAGGACGCTCCCTACGCGACGGCCATCGCGAACTTCGGTCTCGTGCGGATCACTGGGCAAGTCGTGGGGGTCGATCCCGAGGCAGTCGAGACCGGTCTCGAGGTCGCACTCGAGATCACGGTCTCTGAGACGACGGGAGAACGTGTGATCGGGTTCCAGCCGGTGTCGCCCTGA
- a CDS encoding DUF502 domain-containing protein, translated as MNVRAAVRQSFVAGLILIAPLVVTLYVLRFLVNWLLQFVNPLVHGTGLAQYTANVEVVAQLLAVAIIITMVVALGFLAQLSVGRHLFGNIGRLVNVVPLVSTIYGSVRQVANALVERRTAYESVVLVEYPREDVYMIGFVTGESPPAVTDVVGRNVYNVFIPNSPNPTAGRLVLLPETQVHETEMSVRRGMRLVVTTGMGDNREQASLPPLENVPK; from the coding sequence ATGAACGTCAGGGCAGCTGTCAGACAGAGCTTCGTCGCGGGGCTGATCCTCATCGCGCCACTCGTGGTGACGCTGTACGTGCTGCGATTCCTCGTCAACTGGCTGTTACAGTTCGTCAACCCACTCGTCCACGGGACCGGGCTGGCCCAGTATACGGCCAATGTAGAAGTCGTCGCTCAGCTTCTGGCTGTCGCCATCATCATCACGATGGTCGTCGCCCTCGGGTTTCTCGCCCAACTGAGCGTTGGCAGGCACCTGTTTGGGAACATCGGCCGGCTCGTCAACGTGGTGCCACTGGTCAGTACGATATACGGGAGCGTCCGTCAGGTCGCCAACGCGCTCGTCGAGCGACGGACGGCCTACGAGAGCGTCGTTCTCGTCGAATATCCTCGCGAGGATGTCTACATGATCGGCTTCGTCACGGGTGAAAGCCCTCCGGCGGTCACAGACGTGGTAGGACGGAACGTCTACAACGTCTTCATCCCGAACAGTCCGAACCCGACCGCCGGCAGACTGGTGTTACTGCCCGAGACACAGGTTCATGAAACGGAGATGAGCGTCCGCCGTGGCATGCGCCTCGTGGTCACGACTGGAATGGGCGACAACCGAGAGCAGGCATCGCTTCCACCCCTCGAGAACGTCCCGAAGTGA
- a CDS encoding alpha/beta fold hydrolase — MKARTVLGAALGTVGGAIVGNRLLKRRAGDLANPLVGIERTYRWRGIETTYTVAGDPTDPDMLLLHGIYAGASSHEFEPIVEQLAEDYHVYAVDLPGFGRSERPPLVYTPSLYAEFIRDFAGDVTAEPIVVASSLTGSFAVDAADETDFQQLVLICPTDETATDRPWLRTLLRTPVVGTTLYNLLVSKPSIRYFYDREGYYDTDRIDSEAVQYAWDSAHQPGARYAPASFASGTLDPDFDLATELAVLETPTTLVWGRDAGLVPLRDGRDLAEAADLELVVIDYATQLPHAEHPDEFVAYLRAELSPVDTGE, encoded by the coding sequence ATGAAAGCCCGAACAGTCCTCGGTGCAGCCCTCGGAACCGTCGGTGGGGCCATCGTCGGGAATCGCCTGCTGAAACGGCGTGCCGGTGACCTCGCGAACCCGCTGGTCGGCATCGAACGCACCTATCGCTGGCGGGGGATCGAGACGACCTACACCGTCGCCGGCGATCCGACCGATCCGGACATGCTCTTGTTGCATGGGATCTACGCGGGCGCGAGCAGTCACGAGTTCGAACCGATCGTCGAACAGTTAGCCGAGGATTATCACGTCTACGCGGTCGATCTGCCGGGCTTTGGCCGCTCCGAGCGACCGCCGCTGGTCTACACGCCGTCTCTGTATGCCGAGTTCATCCGCGACTTCGCGGGCGACGTGACGGCGGAGCCGATCGTCGTCGCCTCCTCGCTGACCGGCTCGTTCGCGGTCGATGCCGCCGACGAGACCGACTTCCAGCAACTGGTGTTGATCTGTCCAACCGACGAGACGGCAACCGACCGACCGTGGCTCCGAACCCTGCTGCGGACGCCGGTCGTCGGGACGACGCTCTATAACCTGCTCGTGAGCAAACCCTCGATCCGCTACTTCTACGACCGAGAGGGCTACTACGATACCGATCGGATCGACTCCGAGGCGGTCCAGTACGCCTGGGACAGCGCCCACCAGCCCGGCGCGCGCTACGCCCCTGCTTCGTTCGCTTCGGGCACCCTCGATCCCGACTTCGACCTCGCGACGGAACTGGCCGTCCTCGAGACACCGACGACGCTCGTCTGGGGTCGCGATGCGGGTCTCGTTCCACTTCGGGACGGGCGCGATCTCGCCGAGGCTGCCGATCTGGAGCTGGTCGTCATCGACTACGCGACGCAGTTGCCCCACGCCGAACATCCCGACGAATTCGTCGCGTATCTGCGTGCGGAACTGTCGCCCGTCGATACCGGCGAGTAG
- the meaB gene encoding methylmalonyl Co-A mutase-associated GTPase MeaB, protein MTMDEADESLLEALLAGEHRALARVISKIENRSPGYRDLVSELYAHTGNADVIGITGSPGAGKSTLVDKLAEAYRERGETVGVIAIDPSSPFTGGAVLGDRIRMASTVGDMDVFVRSMSARGTLGGLSTATADAVKAMDAFGKDKIIIETVGAGQNEIDIVRTADTVAVLVPPGSGDDIQTLKAGILEIADIFVVNKADREGADRTVQELREMVHLGEESGPAGGGGHHGVGAMGDDGSSWGDADEDSAEDDADSWTPPIVETVATKGTGVDTFIDELGNHRSYLVDSGTHAEKVRQRYAEEIRTLLREDVHALLEDELADSGGIDDLAEAVRQGETDPYSIATDVLAPVEACVENLAADADDSGSE, encoded by the coding sequence ATGACCATGGACGAAGCCGACGAATCGTTACTCGAGGCGCTGCTGGCCGGCGAACACCGCGCACTCGCCCGGGTCATCTCGAAGATCGAGAACCGGTCGCCGGGCTATCGCGACCTCGTCTCGGAGCTGTACGCCCACACCGGCAACGCCGACGTGATCGGTATCACCGGCTCGCCGGGCGCAGGCAAATCGACGCTGGTCGACAAACTCGCCGAGGCCTACCGCGAGCGCGGCGAGACGGTCGGCGTAATCGCGATCGATCCCTCGTCGCCGTTTACCGGCGGAGCCGTGCTGGGTGACCGCATCCGGATGGCCTCCACTGTCGGCGACATGGATGTCTTCGTCCGCTCGATGAGCGCCCGTGGCACCCTCGGCGGACTCTCGACGGCGACGGCAGACGCCGTCAAGGCGATGGACGCCTTCGGCAAGGACAAGATCATCATTGAGACCGTCGGTGCCGGGCAAAACGAGATCGACATCGTCCGGACCGCCGACACTGTCGCCGTCCTCGTCCCGCCGGGCTCGGGCGACGACATTCAGACGCTGAAAGCAGGGATCCTCGAGATCGCCGACATCTTCGTCGTTAACAAAGCCGACCGCGAGGGCGCGGATCGGACCGTCCAGGAACTGCGCGAGATGGTCCACCTCGGCGAGGAAAGCGGCCCCGCCGGCGGCGGTGGGCACCACGGCGTCGGTGCGATGGGTGACGACGGCTCGAGCTGGGGCGATGCCGACGAGGACAGTGCCGAGGACGACGCTGACAGCTGGACCCCGCCGATCGTCGAAACGGTCGCCACGAAAGGCACCGGCGTCGACACCTTCATCGACGAACTCGGGAACCACCGGTCCTACCTCGTCGACTCCGGCACGCACGCCGAGAAGGTCCGCCAGCGCTACGCCGAGGAGATCCGAACGCTGCTTCGCGAGGACGTCCACGCGCTGCTCGAGGACGAACTCGCCGACAGCGGCGGGATCGACGACCTCGCCGAAGCCGTCCGACAGGGCGAGACCGATCCCTACTCGATCGCGACCGACGTGCTCGCACCCGTCGAGGCCTGCGTCGAGAACCTGGCTGCCGACGCGGACGACTCTGGGTCCGAGTAG
- a CDS encoding cobalamin B12-binding domain-containing protein translates to MSSEQEAESIRCLVAKVGLDGHDRGAHVIARAFRDAGFEVIYSGLHKSPDQIVQAAVQEDVDVLGISILSGAHDTLVPNIMDGLEEYGAKDDTLVLAGGVIPDEDREGLKDDGVAAIFGPGTSIEETIEFVRENAPQR, encoded by the coding sequence ATGAGCAGCGAACAGGAAGCGGAGTCGATTCGGTGTCTCGTCGCCAAAGTCGGCCTCGACGGTCACGACCGCGGGGCACACGTCATCGCACGCGCGTTCCGTGACGCCGGCTTCGAGGTCATCTATTCCGGACTGCACAAATCGCCCGACCAGATCGTTCAGGCCGCCGTGCAAGAGGACGTCGACGTCCTCGGCATCTCCATTCTCTCGGGTGCCCACGACACGCTCGTCCCGAATATCATGGACGGCCTCGAAGAGTACGGTGCCAAAGACGACACGCTCGTGCTGGCCGGCGGCGTCATCCCTGACGAGGACCGCGAGGGGCTCAAAGACGACGGCGTCGCGGCGATCTTCGGCCCCGGGACCTCGATCGAGGAAACCATCGAGTTCGTCCGCGAAAACGCGCCGCAGCGATGA
- a CDS encoding HD domain-containing protein — MGVEIKETRVTDAEFEEMKGFVFEYLAASVEKEDEGGRMRWYPWHSAEYRHNHILNVVELATEIADGEGADVDVTRVAALFHDVAKLETDQELHAEAGARVAREYLESHGEYPDSFIQQVCRAIEHHSYQGDLTDLTLETQCLIEADLLDKVGANGTALMLLRMGYEARTHMDSDEMVERVLERGYDAASRVQSETAESIAHQRLKRVKWFSEWLEDEIAALGE; from the coding sequence GTGGGTGTCGAGATAAAGGAAACCAGGGTGACCGACGCCGAGTTCGAGGAGATGAAAGGATTCGTCTTCGAGTATCTTGCAGCCAGCGTCGAGAAGGAAGACGAAGGTGGCCGGATGCGCTGGTACCCGTGGCACTCTGCCGAGTACCGCCACAACCACATCCTCAACGTGGTCGAGCTCGCGACGGAAATCGCCGACGGCGAGGGCGCAGACGTCGACGTCACCCGCGTCGCTGCCCTCTTTCACGACGTCGCCAAACTCGAGACTGACCAGGAACTCCACGCCGAGGCCGGCGCTCGCGTCGCCCGCGAGTACCTCGAGTCCCACGGCGAATATCCCGACTCGTTCATCCAGCAGGTGTGTCGCGCGATCGAACACCACTCCTATCAGGGCGACCTGACCGACCTCACACTCGAGACCCAGTGTCTCATCGAGGCCGATCTCCTCGATAAGGTCGGCGCGAACGGCACTGCGCTCATGCTGTTGCGGATGGGCTACGAGGCTCGGACGCACATGGACAGCGACGAAATGGTCGAACGGGTCTTAGAGCGTGGCTACGACGCCGCTTCGCGCGTCCAGAGCGAGACCGCAGAGAGCATCGCCCACCAGCGGCTCAAACGCGTCAAGTGGTTCAGCGAGTGGCTCGAAGACGAGATTGCAGCGCTGGGCGAGTAA
- a CDS encoding LysE family translocator — MTSLIVTALAGILFGLALAAPPGPMNAIIAEESVVRGWAAGFRAGLGAMLADAIFFVLTLAGVVAVIDRLSGLRPALYVAGGGLMLYFAVGAIDEARAATSFTDAAEAAASGFRKTFALSLTNPYQISFWLTVGVGLLEPGTLDVLAHAPAVGSALAGSLVVQTGSPALLVGFFAGIACWIVAYPAALVAAGRRVDAFAPIVAAGSAVVLVGFGVLFLAMGLDLV, encoded by the coding sequence GTGACTTCCCTCATCGTTACAGCACTGGCTGGCATCCTCTTCGGACTCGCGCTGGCGGCACCTCCGGGGCCGATGAACGCAATCATCGCCGAGGAGAGCGTCGTCCGCGGCTGGGCGGCTGGCTTCCGGGCTGGCCTCGGAGCCATGCTCGCAGATGCGATCTTCTTCGTGCTCACGCTGGCCGGCGTCGTCGCCGTCATCGACCGCCTGTCGGGGCTTCGGCCCGCGCTGTACGTCGCCGGCGGCGGTCTCATGTTGTACTTCGCCGTCGGCGCGATCGACGAGGCCAGAGCCGCCACGTCGTTTACCGACGCCGCCGAAGCCGCGGCCTCGGGCTTTCGCAAGACCTTCGCGCTCTCGCTGACCAACCCCTACCAGATCAGCTTCTGGCTCACCGTCGGCGTCGGCTTGCTCGAGCCCGGGACGCTCGACGTCCTCGCACACGCCCCGGCAGTTGGGAGTGCGCTCGCGGGATCGCTGGTCGTCCAGACGGGATCGCCAGCACTGCTGGTCGGCTTTTTCGCCGGCATCGCGTGCTGGATCGTCGCCTATCCGGCGGCGCTGGTCGCGGCGGGTCGGCGCGTCGACGCCTTCGCGCCCATTGTCGCTGCGGGCAGTGCCGTCGTCCTCGTCGGCTTCGGCGTGCTCTTTCTCGCGATGGGGCTCGACCTCGTCTAA
- a CDS encoding TlpA family protein disulfide reductase, producing MRRREIVAGLGSVGALAGAGGLLLGGVPSFGADSGSDSDDGPLTVETIDARGSEAGTLTVPNGDIMVLEFFVTGCGNCQTQMPKVAEAYSRIATDHGDEVTFLGVTFQSPETKPPAELREWWRAHGGNWPVGYDPMGDIAASYGFSSYPTTIVTDADGEKHWGKLGITQPDVIVDHVESVLETSSDGTTNAAADSDAAESASD from the coding sequence ATGAGACGCAGGGAAATCGTGGCTGGGCTCGGCAGCGTCGGTGCCCTGGCCGGTGCAGGTGGGCTGCTCCTCGGGGGCGTTCCCTCGTTCGGAGCCGACAGCGGATCGGACAGCGACGATGGACCGCTTACCGTCGAAACGATCGACGCACGGGGAAGCGAGGCCGGCACGCTCACCGTTCCAAACGGCGATATCATGGTCCTCGAGTTCTTCGTCACCGGCTGTGGCAACTGTCAGACCCAAATGCCAAAGGTCGCAGAGGCGTACTCTCGGATCGCTACAGACCATGGCGACGAGGTGACGTTTCTCGGCGTCACCTTCCAATCTCCCGAAACCAAGCCGCCAGCAGAACTCCGAGAGTGGTGGCGCGCCCACGGCGGCAACTGGCCCGTCGGCTACGACCCGATGGGTGATATCGCGGCCAGCTACGGCTTCTCCAGCTATCCGACGACTATCGTTACCGACGCGGACGGTGAGAAACACTGGGGAAAACTCGGCATTACGCAGCCGGACGTGATCGTCGACCACGTCGAATCCGTCCTCGAGACGAGCAGCGACGGGACGACGAACGCAGCTGCCGACTCCGACGCCGCCGAGTCGGCGTCCGACTGA